The Oncorhynchus masou masou isolate Uvic2021 chromosome 2, UVic_Omas_1.1, whole genome shotgun sequence genomic sequence AGGAAATTATTAGAGGGCGAGGTCACAACCTGGGGGGAGAGGAAATTATTAGAGGGCGgggtcaccacctgggggagagagggaattaaGAGGGGAGGTCACCACCTGGGGAATTATGGAATTATTAGAGGCgaggtcaccacctgggggaaTTATTAGAGGGAgatcaccacctggggggggaTTATTAGAGGGGgaggtcaccacctggggggaGAGGAATTATTAGAGGCGGAGGTCACCacctgggaggagagaggtattAGAGGGCgaggtcaccacctggggggaTTATTAGAGgaggtcaccacctgggggggaTTATTAGAGGGGAGGTCACCACCTGTCAGGGGGGGATTATTATAGGGgaggtcaccacctgggggggtAATTAGAGGGgaggtcaccacctgggggatTATTAGAGGGAGGTCACCACCTGTCAGGGGGAATTATTATAGGGgaggtcaccacctgggggatAATTAGAGGGAGGTCACCACCCGAAGGGGATTATTAGAGGGGGAGGTCACCACCTGTCAGGGGAATTATTATAGGGGgaggtcaccacctgggggggtAATTAGAGGGGGAGGTCACCACCCGGGGTTATTAGGGgaggtcaccacctggggggaTTATTAGAGGGGgaggtcaccacctgggggatTATTAGAGGgaggtcaccacctgggggatTATTAAAGGGGAGATCACCACCTGGGGGGATTATTAGAGGGGgaggtcaccacctgggggagagagggaattatTAGAGGCgaggtcaccacctgggggagagagggaggtattaGAGGGCgaggtcaccacctggggggaTTATTAGAGGGGgaggtcaccacctggggggaTTATTAGAGGGgaggtcaccacctgggggatTATTAGAGGGGGGAGGTCACCACCTGTCAGGGGGGGGAATTATTATAGGGgaggtcaccacctggggggggaTAATTAGAGGGAGGTCACCACCCGGGGGGGGTTATTAGGGGgaggtcaccacctgggggatTATTAGAGgaggtcaccacctggggggaTTATTAAGAGGGGAGGTCACCACCTGTCAGGGGGAATTATTATAGGGgaggtcaccacctgggggtaATTAGAGGGGGAGGTCACCACCCGGGGGTTATTAGAGGGGGgaggtcaccacctggggggaTTATTAGAGGGGgaggtcaccacctggggggaTTATTAGAGGGgaggtcaccacctggggggaTTATTAGAGGGgaggtcaccacctggggggaTTATTATAGGGgaggtcaccacctgggggaggttATTAGAGGGGAGTTCACCACTTGCAGGGGGATTATTAGAGGGGAGTTCACCACTTGAGGGGGGATTATTAGAGGGGgaggtcaccacctgggggtggggAATTATTagaggttattaaaggggaaaccactgcaggtgtcaggttattaaaggggaaaccactgcagatgtcaggttattaaaggggaaaccctgcaggttattaaagggaaaccactgcaggtgtcaggttattaaaggggaacccactgcaggtgtcaggttattaaaggggaaaccctGCAGGTTTCAGGTTATTAAAGGGAACccactgcaggtgtcaggttattaaaggggaacccactgcaggtgtcaggttattaaaggggaaacaactgcaggtgtcaggttattaaagggaaagcactgcaggtgtcaggttattaagGGGAAACaactgcaggtgtcaggttattaaagggaaACAACTGCAGGTGTCAGGTTTAATTAAAGGGAAAGCACTGCAGGTTATTAAAGGAAACaactgcaggtgtcaggttattaaaggggaaaccactgcaggttattaaagggaaacaactgcaggtgtcaggttattaaagggaacccactgcaggtgtcaggttattaaaggggaaacaactgcaggtgtcaggttattaaagtGGAAACCactgcaggttattaaagggggaacccactgcaggtgtcaggttattaaaggggaaagcACTGCAGGTTATTAAGGGGAACCCACTGCAgattattaaaggggaaaccactgcaggtgtcaggttattaaaggggaaaccactgcaggtgtcaggttattaagGGAACCCactgcaggttattaaaggggaaaccactgcaggtgtcaggttattaaaggggaacccactgcaggtgtcaggttattaaaggggaaaccctgcaggtgtcaggtttaattaaaggggaaaccactgcaggtgtcaggttattaaaggggaacccactgcaggtgtcaggttattaaaggggaaaccactgcaggttattaaaggggaaaccactgcaggtgtcaggttattaaagggaaacaactgcaggtgtcaggttattaaagggaaacaactgcaggtgtcaggttattaaagggaaACCCTGCAGGTGTCAGGTTTAATTAAAGGGGAACCCactgcaggttattaaaggggaaaccactgcaggtgtcaggttattaaagggaaaccctgcaggtgtcaggttattaaaggggaacccactgcaggttattaaaggggaaaccctGCAGGTGTCatgttattaaaggggaaaccctgcaggtgtcaggttattaaaggggaaactgctgcaggttattaaagggggaaaccactgcaggttattaaagggaaactactgcaggttattaaaggggaaaccactgcaggtgtcaggttattaaaggggaaacaactgcaggtgtcaggttattaaagggaaaccactgcaggttattaaagggaaaccactgcaggtgtcaggttattaaagggaaACTGctgcaggttattaaaggggaaaccactgcaggttattaaaggggaaaccactgcaggttattaaaggggaaaccactgcaggttattaaaggggaaaccactgcaggtgtcaggttattaaaggggaaacaaCTGCAGATGTCAGGTTATTAAGGGGAAACcctgcaggtgtcaggttattaaagggaaACTACTGCAGatgtcaggttattaaagggaaactactgcaggttattaaaggggaaaccctgcaggtgtcaggttattaaaggggaaactactgcaggtgtcaggttattaaagggaaaccactgcaggttattaaaggggaaactactgcaggtgtcaggttattaaagggaaagcactgcaggtgtcaggttattaaagggaacccactgcaggtgtcaggttattaaaggggaacccactgcaggtgtcaggttattaaagggaaagcactgcaggttattaaaggggaaagcactgcaggttattaaaggaaactactgcaggttattaaagggaaactactgcaggttattaaaggggaaactactgcaggttattaaaggggaaaccccTGCAGCAcccaggttattaaaggggaaaccctGCAGCTGCCAGGTTATTAAAGGGAAACCCTGCAGCTgccaggttattaaaggggaacccCTGCAGCTgccaggttattaaaggggaaaccactgcagctgccaggttattaaaggggaaaccctGCAGCTGCCAGGTTAAAGGAGTGTATAATAACCTTGGCAGCGTAGCTCCACATGTCCATGCGGTCCTGGAGTCTCTTCTTACACTCTGGCTGCAGACGGACTCTCTTATCCTGCAATGACTCCAGGAGACATGACATctctggtagggagggagagagagagagggagggggggagagacagggaaggggggagagaggagggggagagaggagggagagatagagagagagggagggggagagagagggaggggagagagagggagggggagagaggaggagaaggggaagagagaggggaagagagagggagggggagagaggagggagaaggggaaagagagaggggaaagagagagaggggagaggagagaaatggagagagaaatggagagagagagagaggagggagagagagagagagagagagaggagggagagagaaaggagggagagagggagggagagagagtgagcgagagagagggagggggcgagacagggagggggagagagaggagggggagagagaggagggagagagagagagggaggggggagagagggagggggagagaggagggagaagggggaaagagaggggaaagagagggggagatgggagagaaatggagagagagagagagggagcagagagagagagagagaggagggagagagagagggagcggagagagagagagagagagagagagagagagagagagagatagagggggagagagaatgagagggggagagagaatgagagggaggggagagaggagggagagagaggagggagagagaggagggagagagaggagggagagagagagagagtaggggagagagaggagggagagagagagagaggagggagagagagagaggagggagagaggagggagagagagagaaggagagagagagggagggggagagagggagggggaaagagagagagagatgtccttactaaatactatcatggtggtgtagaaggtgaatatacctccatgtcattactaaatactatcatggtggtgaatatacctccatgtcattactaaatactatcatggtggtgtagaaggtgaatatacctccatgtcattactaaatactatcatggtggtgtagaaggtgaatatacctccatgtcattactaaatactatcatggtggtgtagaaggtgaatatacctacttgtcattactaaatactatcatggtggtgaatatacctccatgtcattactaaatactatcatggtggtgtagaaggtgaatatacctccatgtcattactaaatactatcatggtggtgaatatacctctatgtcattactaaatactatcatggtggtgaatatacctacttgtcattactaaatactatcatggtggtgaatatacctccatgtcattactaaatactatcatggtggtgaatatacctctatgtcattactaaatactatcatggtggtgtagaaggtgaatatacctccatgtcattactaaatactatcatggtggtgaatatacctctatgtcattactaaatactatcatggtggtgtagaaggtgaatatacctacttgtcattactaaatactatcatggtggtgaatatacctccatgtcattactaaatactatcatggtggtgtagaaggtgaatatacctccatgtcattactaaatactatcatggtggtgaatatacctccatgtcattactaaatactatcatggtggtgtagaaggtgaatatacctccatgtcattactaaatactatcatggtggtgaatatacctccatgtcattactaaatactatcatggtggtgtagaaggtgaatatacctccatgtcattactaaatactatcatggtggtgtagaaggtaaatatacctccatgtcattactaaatactatcatggtggtgtagaaggtgaatatacctctatgtcattactaaatactatcatggtggtgaatatacctctatgtcattactaaatactatcatggtggtgtagaAGGTGTATATACCTctatgtcattactaaatactatcatggtggtgtagaAGGTGTATATACCCCTATGTCATTACTAAATCCTATGGCTGTGaacagacaggtgggagggacTCACGTCGTCCTCTGCCCGGCGTGACGGCAGCACACTGGTGTTTGAGGTCAAGGGCACAGGCCGTGTGGAGGACAGGATCAACGAAGACGTCTGCCTTGCTCTCCTTCAACATGTTCAGCACCTCCTTCCTACACAAGTCATGTTTGATCTTCAACAGGTTGGCCTTCAGACACTCCTCCACCTGACCTGTCTGCTCCTGGGCCACTGCCTCCTCCGCACACAGACCGGGGATCTAGAGGagtgacagggggagggaggggagagggaacagagggagaaagaggggggaaggtagagaaaagacagagagagagggaagacagagagagagggaagacagagagagagggaagacagagagagggaagacagagagagagggaagacagagagagggaagacagagaatgTCAATTCTCTAGTTGCAGCTCTCAGAATGTATTTCTAAGGCCTTCTTCTATCAACATGGAACATGCTTTACAGcagtctggcctggtttagaggaCCGGTCTCTTCAGGACAGTGGGGTTGTGTATTAGTAACCATCTCAGGGACAGcagtctggcctggtttagaggaCCGGTCTCTTCAGGACAGTGGGGTTATGTATTAGTAACCATCTCAGGGACAGcagtctggcctggtttagaggaCCGGTCTCTTCAGGACAGTGGGGTTGTGTATTAGTAACCATCTCAGGGACAGcagtctggcctggtttagaggaCCGGTCTCTTCAGGACAGTGGGGTTGTGTATTAGTAACCATCTCAGGGACAGcagtctggcctggtttagaggaCCGGTCTCTACAGGACAGTGGGGTTGTGTATTAGTAACCATCTCTCAGGGACAGcagtctggcctggtttagaggaCCGGTCTCTTCAGGACAGTGGGGTTATGTATTAGTAACCATCTCTCAGGGACAGCAGTCTGGCCTAGTTTGGGGCCGGTCTCTTCAGGACAGTGGGGTTGTGTATTAGTAACCATCTCTCAGGGACAGcagtctggcctggtttagaggaCCGGTCTCTTCAGGACAGTGGGGTTGTGTATTAGTAACCATCTCAGGGACAGcagtctggcctggtttagaggaCCGGTCTCTTCAGGACAGTGGGGTTGTGTATTAGTAACCATCTCAGGGACAGcagtctggcctggtttagaggaCCGGTCTCTTCAGGACAGTGGGGTTGTGTATTAGTAACCATCTCAGGGACAGcagtctggcctggtttagaggaCCGgtctcctcagcacagtggatctgtagctgggggtccagtctatattaacactcctcaccacagtggatctgtagctgggggtccagtctatattaacactcctcacctcctcagcacagtggatctgtagctggggtccagtctatattaacactcctcaccacagtggatctgtagctgggggtccagtctatattaacactcctcacctcctcagcacagtggatctgtagctgggggtccagtctatattaacactcctcacctcctcagcacagtggatctgtagctggggtccagtctatattaacactcctcacctcctcagcacagtggatctgtagctggggtccagtctatattaccactcctcacctcctcagcacagtggatctgtagctgggggtccagtctatattaacactcctcacctcctcagcacagtggatctgtagctgggggtccagtctatattaacactcctcacctcctcagcacagtggatctgtagctgggggtccagtctatattaacactcctcacctcctcagcacagtggatctgtagctgggggtccagtctatattaacactcctcacctcctcagcacagtggatctgtagctggggtccagtctatattaacactcctcacctcctcagcacagtggatctgtagctggggtccagtctatattaacactcctcacctcctcagcacagtggatctgtagctgggggtccagtctatattaacactcctcacctcctcagcacagtggatctgtagctgggggtccagtctatattaacactcctcacctcctcagcacagtggatctgtagctgggggtccagtctatattaacactcctcacctcctcagcacagtggatctgtagctgggggtccagtctatattaacactcctcacctcctcagcacagtggatctggagctgggggtccagtctatattaacactcctcacctcctcagcacagtggatctgtagctgggggtccagtcgatattaacactcctcacctcctcagcacagtggatctgtagctgggggtccagtctatattaacactcctcacctcctcagcacagtggatctgtagctgggggtccagtctatattacactcctcacctcctcagcacagtggatctgtagctgggggtccagtctatattaacactcctcacctcctcagcacagtggatctggagctgggggtccagtctatattaacactcctcacctcctcagcacagtggatctgtagctgggggtccagtctatattaacactcctcacctcctcagcacagtggatctgtagctgggggtccagtctatattaacactcctcacctcctcagcacagtggatctgtagctgggggtccagtctatattacactcctcacctcctcggcacagtggatctgtagctgggggtccagtctatattaacactcctcacctcctcggcacagtggatctgtagctggggtccagtctgtattaacactcctcacctcctcagcacagtggatctgtagctgggggtccagtctatattaacactcctcacctcctcagcacagtggatctgtagctgggggtccagtctatattaacactcctcaccacagtggatctgtagctgggggtccagtctatattaacactcctcacctcctcagcacagtggatctgtagctgggggtccagtctatattaacactcctcaccacagtggatctgtagctggggtccagtctatattaacactcctcacctcctcaccacagtggatctgtagctgggggtccagtctatattaacactcctcagcacagtggatctgtagctggggtccagtctatattaacactcctcacctcctcaccacagtggatctgtagctggggtccagtctatattaacactcctcacctcctcagcacagtggatctgtagctgggggtccagtctatattaacactcctcacctcctcagcacagtggatctgtagctgggggtccagtctatattaacactcctcacctcctcagcacagtggatctgtagctgggggtccagtctatattaacactcctcacctcctcagcacagtggatctgtagctgggggtccagtctatattaacactcctcacctcctcagcacagtggatctgtagctgggggtccagtctatattaacactcctcacctcctcaccacagtggatctgtagctgggggtccagtctatattaacactcctcacctcctcaccacagtggatctgtagctgggggtccagtctatattaacactcctcacctcctcagcacagtggatctgtagctggggtccagtaacactcctcaccacagtggatctgtagctgggggtccagtctatattaacactcctcacctcctcagcacagtggatctgtagctggggtccagtctatattaacactcctcacctcctcagcacagtggatctgtagctgggggtccagtctatattaacactcctcacctcctcagcacagtggatctggagctgggggtccagtctatattaacactcctcacctcctcagcacagtggatctgtagctgggggtccagtctatattaacactcctcacctcctcagcacagtggatctgtagctgggggtccagtctatattaacactcctcacctcctcagcacagtggatctgtagctgggggtccagtctatattaacactcctcacctcctcaccacagtggatctgtagctgggggtccagtctatattaacactcctcacctcctcagcacagtggatctgtagctgggggtccagtctatattaacactcctcacctcctcagcacagtggatctgtagctgggggtccagtctatattaacactcctcacctcctcagcacagtggatctgtagctggggtccagtctatattaacactcctcaccacagtggatctgtagctggggtccagtctatattaacactcctcaccacctcagcacagtggatctgtagctgggggtccagtctatattaacactcctcagcacagtggatctgtagctgggggtccagtctatattaacactcctcacctcctcaccacagtggatctgtagctgggggtccagtctatattaacactcctcagcacagtggatctgtagctgggggtccagtctatattaacactcctcacctcctcagcacagtggatctgtagctgggggtccagtctatattaacactcctcacctcctcagcacagtggatctgtagctgggggtccagtctatattaacactcctcacctcctcagcacagtggatctgtagctgggggtccagtctatattaacactcctcacctcctcagcacagtggatctgtagctgggggtccagtctatattaacactcctcacctcctcagcacagtggatctgtagctgggggtccagtctatattaacactcctcacctcctcagcacagtggatctgtagctgggggtccagtctatattaacactcctcacctcctcaccacagtggatctgtagctgggggtccagtctatattaacactcctcacctcctcagcacagtggatctgtagctggggtccagtctatattaacactcctcaccacagtggatctgtagctggggtccagtctatattaacactcctcaccacagtggatctgtagctgggggtccagtctatattaacactcctcacctcctcagcacagtggatctgtagctgggggtccagtctatattaacactcctcacctcctcagcacagtggatctgtagctgggggtccagtctatattaacactcctcacctcctcagcacagtggatctgtagctgggggtccagtctatattaacactcctcacctcctcaccacagtggatctgtagctgggggtccagtctatattaccactcctcacctcctcagcacagtggatctgtagctgggggtccagtctatattaacactccctcctcagcacagtggatctgtagctgggggtccagtctatattaacactcctcacctcctcagcacagtggatctgtagctgggggtccagtctatattaacactcctcagcacagtggatctgtagctgggggtccagtctatattaacactcctcagcacagtggatctgtagctgggggtccagtctatattaacactcctcacctcctcagcacagtggatctgtagctgggggtccagtctatattaacactcctcacctcctcagcacagtggatctgtagctgggggtccagtctatattaacactcctcacctcctcagcacagtggatctgtagctgggggtccagtctatattaacactcctcacctcctcggcacagtggatctgtagctggggtccagtctatattaacactcctcagcacagtggatctgtagctgggggtccagtctatattaacactcctcctcagcacagtggatctgtagctgggggtccagtctatattaacactcctcacctcctcagcacagtggatctgtagctgggggtccagtctatattaacactcctcacctcctcagcacagtggatctgtagctgggggtccagtctatattaacactcctcacctcctcagcacagtggatctgtagctgggggtccagtctatattaacactcctcacctcctcagcacagtggatctgtagctggggtccagtctatattaacactcctcacctcctcagcacagtggatctgtagctgggggtccagtctatattaacactcctcacctcctcagcacagtggatctgtagctgggggtccagtctatattaacactcctcacctcctcagcacagtggatctgtagctgggggtccagtctatattaacactcctcacctcctcagcacagtggatctgtagctgggggtccagtctatattaacactcctcacctcctcagcacagtggatctgtagctgggggtccagtctatattaacactcctcacctcctcagcacagtggatctgtagctgggggtccagtctatattaacactcctcacctcctcagcacagtggatctgtagctgggggtccagtctatattaacactcctcacctcctcagcacagtggatctgtagctggggtccagtctatattaacactcctcacctcctcagcacagtggatctgtagctgggggtccagtctatattaacactcctcacctcctcagcacagtggatctgtagctgggggtccagtctatattaacactcctcacctcctcagcacagtggatctgtagctgggggtccagtctatattaacactcctcacctcctccacagtggatctgtagctggggtccagtctatattaacactcctcacctcctcagcacagtggatctgtagctgggggtccagtctatattaacactcctcacctcctcagcacagtggatctgtagctggggtccagtctatattaacactcctcacctcctcagcacagtggatctgtagctgggggtccagtctatattaccaCTCCTcacctcagcacagtggatctgtagctgggggtccagtctatattaacactcctcacctcctcagcacagtggatctgtagctggggtccagtctatattaacactcctcacctcctcagcacagtggatctgtagctgggggtccagtctatattaacactcctcacctcctcagcacagtggatctgtagctgggggtccagtctatattaacactcctcacctcctcagcacagtggatctgtagctgggggtccagtctatattaacactcctcacctcctcagcacagtggatctgtagctgggggtccagtctatattaacactcctcacctcctcagcacagtggatctgtagctgggggtccagtctatattaacactcctcacctcctcagcacagtggatctgtagctgggggtccagtctatagtcCAACGCCGACTCCTGAAGAATCACTCTGATCTGGTCCTCACAGTCTGGAGACAGACGCTGGTCGGCGTATTTCAGCTTCAGGCAACCAATCACCTGGCCCTCCAGTTCGCTGTCATCACTGGCCTTGTTCAGGATTGGCTGACAGAATTTAGGGATGTCTGCCTTACAGGCCTTTCTCAATATTGGGTTCAACCTGTAGTCTGAGAGAAAGGAAGACAACCAGAAATATCAGAGCTACGGGTCCACATGACATGGGCTCTGGCCCAATTCCTTTTCTCTCCATTCCTTGCATCCTCCTTCCTCGCCtgcttctcaaaacccattggagaagAAGATCCAAGGGGAGGGACCTGAGACCAACTCCTCCAAGagagaggtaacaggtggtcccatctattagaggtaac encodes the following:
- the LOC135552299 gene encoding Golgi apparatus protein 1-like, which produces MTCKTDIGRLCSNVVFGNAQMMECLKDRKKQLSQQCHQRVFKLQEGEMLDPELDYQLMRVCKQMIKRFCTDVDAKNMLQCLKQNKNSELMDPKCKQMITKRQITQNTDYRLNPILRKACKADIPKFCQPILNKASDDSELEGQVIGCLKLKYADQRLSPDCEDQIRVILQESALDYRLDPQLQIHCAEEIPGLCAEEAVAQEQTGQVEECLKANLLKIKHDLCRKEVLNMLKESKADVFVDPVLHTACALDLKHQCAAVTPGRGRQMSCLLESLQDKRVRLQPECKKRLQDRMDMWSYAAKVAPAEGFSDLAMQVMTSPSKNYILFIISLGVIVLFLVGLLCGRITKRVTRELKDR